A stretch of Ipomoea triloba cultivar NCNSP0323 chromosome 13, ASM357664v1 DNA encodes these proteins:
- the LOC116003063 gene encoding (+)-neomenthol dehydrogenase-like yields MSSSNSRRCAVVSGANRGIGHEICRQLASEGVIVVATARDEKRGLEAVEKLKHSFDGNEHIIVFHQLDVADELSISRLVDFVTTKFGKLDILVNNAAVIGAIIEGDNLILKEMIDGDFSRTISIKQEPETEMKSNGAIIQTYELAEECLNINYAGTKRMVEAFLPLLQLSHSPRIVSVSSTLGNLKLLPNEWARKVLSNSESLSEERVDEVVKEFLKNCEEGIAEAKGWARYLPAYKVSKAAMNAYTRILAQKYPNFRINCVCPGYVKTDMTINNGMLTPMEGAESIVKLALLPNDGPSGLFFSRANIMAF; encoded by the exons ATGAGCAGCAGCAATAGCAGAAG GTGTGCCGTTGTGAGTGGAGCAAACAGAGGAATAGGACATGAAATATGCAGACAGCTTGCGAGTGAAGGGGTGATAGTAGTGGCCACTGCAAGGGATGAGAAGAGAGGATTGGAAGCTGTGGAGAAGCTCAAACACTCATTTGAtggaaatgaacatattattgtGTTTCACCAACTTGATGTTGCAGATGAACTTAGCATTTCTCGTCTTGTGGATTTCGTCACGACCAAGTTTGGGAAACTAGATATTCTG GTAAACAATGCAGCGGTCATTGGAGCTATTATTGAAGGAGATAATTTAATTCTAAAAGAGATGATAGACGGAGATTTCTCACGAACTATTTCTATAAAACAA GAGCCAGAAACTGAGATGAAAAGTAATGGCGCAATCATTCAAACTTATGAGTTGGCTGAAGAGTGCCTTAATATAAACTACGCAGGGACCAAAAGAATGGTTGAAGCATTTCTGCCTCTTCTTCAACTTTCCCATTCCCCTAGAATTGTCAGCGTTTCCTCCACTCTGGGGAACCTAAAG TTGCTGCCAAATGAATGGGCTAGAAAGGTATTGAGCAATAGCGAAAGCCTCTCAGAGGAAAGGGTAGACGAAGTGGTTAAGGAATTTCTCAAGAATTGCGAGGAAGGGATAGCAGAAGCGAAAGGTTGGGCAAGATATCTCCCAGCCTATAAAGTCTCCAAGGCAGCAATGAATGCTTACACAAGGATTTTAGCCCAAAAATATCCCAATTTTCGCATCAATTGTGTGTGCCCGGGCTATGTGAAGACTGATATGACTATTAATAATGGGATGTTAACCCCTATGGAGGGCGCTGAAAGCATCGTCAAGTTAGCTCTGCTGCCCAATGATGGACCGTCTGGCTTATTCTTCTCCCGGGCAAATATTATGGCTTTCTAA